In the Oncorhynchus gorbuscha isolate QuinsamMale2020 ecotype Even-year linkage group LG05, OgorEven_v1.0, whole genome shotgun sequence genome, one interval contains:
- the LOC124034852 gene encoding C5a anaphylatoxin chemotactic receptor 1-like — protein MQQPESYPYWHMARVMPSVIMGFCCMVGIPGNVVVLIVVGRKFESGNFNMRLMLNLALCDLMVLLCLPLVINNLLRNWDLGSAACKLLFFLIYCSLNGSVLTITLLSVQRYVQVLYPHSWARLGRMGEEALLLSLWGLAGFIASPAFSVLDVKTYDNRQFCSSHYQSLRQEMAILLVQTLLGFVVPCCILVTSYFYLHKRVSQAALFRQRRLTKLVTCIVVSFFCFWTPLHLFNLLALVNLAVQNEVVENVCDSAWNILMGFTIINSCLNPFLYAFASSEIPRASPHPTST, from the coding sequence ATGCAGCAGCCAGAGTCCTATCCGTACTGGCACATGGCCCGCGTGATGCCCAGCGTGATCATGGGCTTCTGTTGCATGGTGGGAATTCCTGGGAATGTGGTGGTTCTGATTGTCGTGGGGCGGAAATTTGAGAGTGGGAACTTCAACATGCGTCTGATGCTGAACCTGGCACTGTGTGACCTGATGGTCTTGCTGTGCCTGCCTCTAGTGATTAACAACCTTCTGAGGAACTGGGATTTGGGCTCTGCCGCCTGCAAGCTGCTCTTCTTTCTGATCTATTGCAGCCTGAATGGTAGTGTGCTAACCATCACCCTGCTGAGCGTGCAGCGCTATGTCCAGGTGCTGTACCCCCACAGCTGGGCGCGGCTGGGCCGTATGGGGGAAGAGGcactcctcctgtctctgtgGGGGCTGGCAGGGTTCATTGCCTCTCCCGCCTTCTCTGTCCTTGACGTCAAGACATACGACAACCGCCAATTCTGCAGCTCGCACTACCAGAGCCTCAGACAAGAAATGGCCATCCTACTTGTCCAAACGCTGCTGGGGTTTGTAGTTCCCTGCTGCATCCTGGTGACGTCCTACTTCTACCTCCACAAGAGGGTGAGCCAGGCGGCCCTGTTCAGGCAGCGGAGGCTGACCAAGCTGGTCACCTGCATCGTTGTGTCCTTCTTCTGCTTCTGGACTCCGCTGCACCTGTTCAACCTGCTGGCCCTGGTGAACTTGGCCGTGCAGAATGAGGTTGTGGAGAATGTGTGTGACTCAGCTTGGAATATCCTCATGGGTTTCACCATCATCAACAGCTGCCTCAACCCTTTCCTCTATGCCTTCGCCTCTTCAGAAATCCCCAGGGCAAGCCCCCACCCCACCAGCACATGA
- the acd gene encoding adrenocortical dysplasia protein homolog isoform X1 translates to MTRGRRTKLEPWIEQVILSYGTEPEEEKKNTLMKAHVVGVGRMSESQARQTEGLTTLLFLSDGVVHIPAILTQDAWETLQEQEDRECFSSLINCTVCVFSYTLKFNMDSEQTKSQFYLSVDELTTTSAGAAKDNTPCCTSLNSVRQRICTTWRSLLAQDSVHTQNTQSEFSLSELLGEWQHDWRQSLLKDVMELLRTPTNLSSPQASTSNALTYTGTRWAFERFRYKREDTFNVPVSHLHIPDDLSQKLHAPSEDNSETQSGLVPPSEDRPTDPPETDQPIVAADSRQTDRPMPLERRHPSHELTLSHDLCLLTEESMDGEVVSGMTGGAVASPWDMFAPAAELLRTSSASDESITSEPLPLQKSQSLLDSTPQPVTLATFPLATSTQVPSLTPGATQRSGERSLPPYQKPGPSHSLLPSSGSSFTVSLSTKNQHSGMKLHHCSSTTAHQLTITEQQDQVEEEEDVVKRWCSKAKRKSSVQTSEDNDITLEEEDMQKKRSPPSWMFETQDIPRIGEGSSCNQNAVAAIAPQRPSNVHSDGTLFSYSYQLGGHISKDLSHLKIPDGMLHWAVRYLVPSMQTEVVKDTQLRPQTHPS, encoded by the exons ATGACTCGGGGTAGGAGGACTAAGTTGGAGCCCTGGATAGAGCAGGTCATCCTGAGTTATGGcacagagccagaggaggagaagaagaacactCTGATGAAAGCGCATGTTGTGGGG gttggCCGGATGTCAGAGTCCCAGGCCCGGCAGACTGAGGGTTTGACAACGTTGCTGTTCCTCTCTGATGGAGTGGTGCACATCCCCGCCATACTGACCCAGGACGCCTGGGAGACTCTTCAGGA GCAGGAGGACCGTGAGTGCTTCTCCAGTCTCATTAattgcacagtgtgtgtgttttcatacaCACTGAAGTTCAACATGGACTCTGAGCAG ACAAAGAGCCAGTTTTACTTATCGGTTGATGAGCTGACCACCACATCAGCTGGGGCTGCTAAAGACAACACCCCTTGCTG CACATCGCTCAACTCAGTCAGACAAAGGATCTGTACAACATGGAG ATCCCTGCTTGCTCAGGATTCTGTCCATACTCAGAACACCCAGTCTG AGTTCAGTCTGTCAGAGCTGCTGGGGGAGTGGCAGCATGACTGGCGCCAGTCTCTGTTGAAGGATGTGATGGAACTCCTGAGGACACCCACAAACCTCTCCTCCCCACAGGCCTCAACCTCCAACGCCCTCACATACACTGGCACCAGATGGGCTTTTGAAAGGTTCAgatataag AGGGAGGATACTTTCAATGTCCCTGTGTCTCACCTACACATCCCAGATGATCTGAGTCAGAAACTGCACGCACCCTCAG AAGACAACAGTGAAACGCAGAGTGGACTGGTCCCTCCATCtgaagacagaccgacagacccaCCAGAGACAGATCAACCAATCGTTGCTGCTGACAGCAGGCAGACTGACAGGCCAATGCCTCTGGAGAGAAGACATCCTTCCCATGAGCTCACACTTTCTCATGACTTATGTTTGTTAACTG aGGAGAGTATGGATGGCGAGGTGGTGTCAGGGATGACCGGAGGAGCAGTGGCGAGCCCATGGGACATGTTTGCACCAGCAGCGGAGCTGCTCAGGACCTCCTCTGCATCTGATG AATCCATCACCTcggagcccctccccctccagaaGAGCCAGTCTCTGCTTGACTCCACTCCACAACCAGTCACTCTTGCAACATTTCCCCTGGCAACCAGCACCCAGGTGCCATCCCTGACCCCTGGGGCCACCCAAAGGTCAGGCGAGCGCTCCCTTCCTCCTTATCAAAAACCAGGCCCCTCCCACAGCCTACTCCCCTCCAGTGGCTCCTCCTTCACTGTGAGTCTATCTACAAAGAACCAACACTCTGGCATGAAGCTCCACCACTGTAGCTCAACCACAGCACATCAACTTACAATCACAGAGCAGCAAGAtcaggtggaggaagaggaggatgttgTGAAGAGGTGGTGTAGTAAGGCTAAGAGGAAGAGTTCTGTGCAGACCTCCGAGGATAATGATATCACCTTGGAGGAGGAAGATATGCAGAAGAAACGCAGCCCGCCCTCCTGGATGTTTGAAACTCAGGATATTCCCAGGATTGGGGAGGGAAGCAGCTGCAATCAGAACGCAGTTGCAGCAATAGCCCCCCAGAGGCCCTCCAAT GTTCACAGTGATGGCACTTTGTTCTCATATTCTTATCAGCTGGGTGGCCACATTTCGAAGGATTTAAGCCATTTAAA GATACCTGATGGCATGTTGCACTGGGCTGTACGGTACCTGGTCCCTTCCATGCAGACGGAGGTTGTCAAGGATACACAGCTGCGACCCCAGACTCACCCCAGTTGA
- the acd gene encoding adrenocortical dysplasia protein homolog isoform X2: MTRGRRTKLEPWIEQVILSYGTEPEEEKKNTLMKAHVVGVGRMSESQARQTEGLTTLLFLSDGVVHIPAILTQDAWETLQEQEDRECFSSLINCTVCVFSYTLKFNMDSEQTKSQFYLSVDELTTTSAGAAKDNTPCCTSLNSVRQRICTTWRSLLAQDSVHTQNTQSEFSLSELLGEWQHDWRQSLLKDVMELLRTPTNLSSPQASTSNALTYTGTRWAFERFRYKREDTFNVPVSHLHIPDDLSQKLHAPSDNSETQSGLVPPSEDRPTDPPETDQPIVAADSRQTDRPMPLERRHPSHELTLSHDLCLLTEESMDGEVVSGMTGGAVASPWDMFAPAAELLRTSSASDESITSEPLPLQKSQSLLDSTPQPVTLATFPLATSTQVPSLTPGATQRSGERSLPPYQKPGPSHSLLPSSGSSFTVSLSTKNQHSGMKLHHCSSTTAHQLTITEQQDQVEEEEDVVKRWCSKAKRKSSVQTSEDNDITLEEEDMQKKRSPPSWMFETQDIPRIGEGSSCNQNAVAAIAPQRPSNVHSDGTLFSYSYQLGGHISKDLSHLKIPDGMLHWAVRYLVPSMQTEVVKDTQLRPQTHPS; this comes from the exons ATGACTCGGGGTAGGAGGACTAAGTTGGAGCCCTGGATAGAGCAGGTCATCCTGAGTTATGGcacagagccagaggaggagaagaagaacactCTGATGAAAGCGCATGTTGTGGGG gttggCCGGATGTCAGAGTCCCAGGCCCGGCAGACTGAGGGTTTGACAACGTTGCTGTTCCTCTCTGATGGAGTGGTGCACATCCCCGCCATACTGACCCAGGACGCCTGGGAGACTCTTCAGGA GCAGGAGGACCGTGAGTGCTTCTCCAGTCTCATTAattgcacagtgtgtgtgttttcatacaCACTGAAGTTCAACATGGACTCTGAGCAG ACAAAGAGCCAGTTTTACTTATCGGTTGATGAGCTGACCACCACATCAGCTGGGGCTGCTAAAGACAACACCCCTTGCTG CACATCGCTCAACTCAGTCAGACAAAGGATCTGTACAACATGGAG ATCCCTGCTTGCTCAGGATTCTGTCCATACTCAGAACACCCAGTCTG AGTTCAGTCTGTCAGAGCTGCTGGGGGAGTGGCAGCATGACTGGCGCCAGTCTCTGTTGAAGGATGTGATGGAACTCCTGAGGACACCCACAAACCTCTCCTCCCCACAGGCCTCAACCTCCAACGCCCTCACATACACTGGCACCAGATGGGCTTTTGAAAGGTTCAgatataag AGGGAGGATACTTTCAATGTCCCTGTGTCTCACCTACACATCCCAGATGATCTGAGTCAGAAACTGCACGCACCCTCAG ACAACAGTGAAACGCAGAGTGGACTGGTCCCTCCATCtgaagacagaccgacagacccaCCAGAGACAGATCAACCAATCGTTGCTGCTGACAGCAGGCAGACTGACAGGCCAATGCCTCTGGAGAGAAGACATCCTTCCCATGAGCTCACACTTTCTCATGACTTATGTTTGTTAACTG aGGAGAGTATGGATGGCGAGGTGGTGTCAGGGATGACCGGAGGAGCAGTGGCGAGCCCATGGGACATGTTTGCACCAGCAGCGGAGCTGCTCAGGACCTCCTCTGCATCTGATG AATCCATCACCTcggagcccctccccctccagaaGAGCCAGTCTCTGCTTGACTCCACTCCACAACCAGTCACTCTTGCAACATTTCCCCTGGCAACCAGCACCCAGGTGCCATCCCTGACCCCTGGGGCCACCCAAAGGTCAGGCGAGCGCTCCCTTCCTCCTTATCAAAAACCAGGCCCCTCCCACAGCCTACTCCCCTCCAGTGGCTCCTCCTTCACTGTGAGTCTATCTACAAAGAACCAACACTCTGGCATGAAGCTCCACCACTGTAGCTCAACCACAGCACATCAACTTACAATCACAGAGCAGCAAGAtcaggtggaggaagaggaggatgttgTGAAGAGGTGGTGTAGTAAGGCTAAGAGGAAGAGTTCTGTGCAGACCTCCGAGGATAATGATATCACCTTGGAGGAGGAAGATATGCAGAAGAAACGCAGCCCGCCCTCCTGGATGTTTGAAACTCAGGATATTCCCAGGATTGGGGAGGGAAGCAGCTGCAATCAGAACGCAGTTGCAGCAATAGCCCCCCAGAGGCCCTCCAAT GTTCACAGTGATGGCACTTTGTTCTCATATTCTTATCAGCTGGGTGGCCACATTTCGAAGGATTTAAGCCATTTAAA GATACCTGATGGCATGTTGCACTGGGCTGTACGGTACCTGGTCCCTTCCATGCAGACGGAGGTTGTCAAGGATACACAGCTGCGACCCCAGACTCACCCCAGTTGA
- the LOC124035703 gene encoding capping protein, Arp2/3 and myosin-I linker protein 2-like: protein MELPLGGPALRHYTRSRPRPHRQNQHLRPSRPQELLVDNENGVPDHMGRVDEGVEEFFTKRVLPVDTLKTQNEAGEPSITEQEVEVAPTSAAPCPAPSRTLRRKLGEFFTLKKRRAVKSEGSQEGKAKKTSIADLIRPLREATRAEKDKVKENEKVKEKESVDDNIVTGDPVEAETPPDGPTPLRGEAPPRRALREGKSQSLILLSGSAANAGNTKNTAQGKFQKHSSDGHHGFEQRLQLMLQRIGVSKAQPGETQSQEREMKKAESEGTIIDNKPEPPPTFMKPRTMSTSSDTRRPVRQSVSAHESADDLNAERVERNKETEKEKRSKEEDVRRATGKEKEQKSLANYIDKTIKEEKEEGLQKVDGIMRQGVEGTKSNEGRELCKKDWDKKREGGTNGSDEKEFNTKEVVDSKSNKGPTTVIEAGEATVKETGESPWD, encoded by the exons GAATTGTTGGTTGACAATGAAAATGGAGTCCCTGATCACATGGGGCGAGTTGATGAGGGAGTTGAGGAGTTCTTTACTAAGCGAGTCCTTCCTGTCGACACCCT GAAAACACAGAATGAGGCTGGGGAACCTTCCATTACTGAACAGGAAGTGGAAGTAGCACCTACTAGCGCCGCCCCTTGCCCCGCCCCTTCCAGAACCCTAAGGAGGAAGCTGGGCGAGTTCTTCACCCTTAAAAAGCGGAGGGCTGTGAAATCAGAGGGAAGCCAAGAGGGGAAGGCCAAGAAGACCTCCATTGCCGACCTCATCCGGCCTCTCAGGGAGGCCACCAGAGCTGAAAAAGATAAAGTGAAGGAGAATGAAAAAGTGAAAGAGAAGGAGAGTGTGGATGACAACATTGTGACAGGAGATCCAGTGGAAGCAGAAACCCCTCCTGATGGTCCCACTCCACTGAGGGGTGAGGCTCCACCCCGTCGTGCGCTAAGAGAGGGGAAGTCACAGTCTCTAATTCTACTCTCTGGATCTGCAGCCAATGCTGGGAACACCAAGAACACTGCACAAGGGAAG TTTCAGAAACACTCATCTGACGGCCATCATGGCTTTGAGCAGCGCCTGCAGCTCATGCTACAACGTATTGGTGTGTCCAAAGCTCAGCCAGGAGAGACacag agtcaggagagagagatgaaaaaagCTGAATCAGAGG GCACTATCATCGATAATAAACCTGAGCCCCCACCCACATTTATGAAGCCCAGGACCATGTCCACCTCATCAG ATACGAGACGTCCGGTCCGACAGAGTGTGTCCGCACATGAGTCAGCTG ATGACCTGAATGccgagagggtagagaggaacaAGGAGACGGAGAAGGAGAAACGTAGCAAGGAAGAAGATGTCAGGAGGGCCACAGGGAAAGAAAAAGAACAGAAATCACTGGCGAACTACATAGACAAAACCataaaagaggagaaggaagagggtcTGCAGAAGGTGGATGGGATCATGAGGCAGGGAGTAGAAGGGACCAAATCAAATGAGGGTAGAGAGCTGTGTAAAAAGGAttgggataaaaagagggaaggagggactaATGGGTCAGATGAAAAAGAGTTCAATACTAAGGAGGTGGTAGACAGCAAGTCAAACAAGGGACCAACTACTGTGATAGAGGCAGGGGAGGCCACAGTAAAAGAAACGGGGGAGAGTCCATGGGACTGA